A genomic stretch from Falco cherrug isolate bFalChe1 chromosome 1, bFalChe1.pri, whole genome shotgun sequence includes:
- the FOXI3 gene encoding forkhead box protein I3, whose protein sequence is MSAGELQQAQPRASAPAAAPAPPQPRSAQEAPDMAVYCSENFSVYPQPSLHPPGAAAAAAAAAAAAAAAAASSGQRAGGYALGDYGAPANAGYLWGMNSPAPYLQGPPGSAAAAAAAPFLPPASYGCSRGGQLVGSPSAPGSPSAGGAELSWLSLASQEELLKLVRPPYSYSALIAMAIQSAPERKLTLSHIYQYVAENFPFYKRSKAGWQNSIRHNLSLNDCFRKVPRDEDDPGKGNYWTLDPNCEKMFDNGNFRRKRKRRSEPNTPATASAASSLGGLKAEEERPIPAAGKPCGNSPPPELDPSPSARDHPKSSSPSSIISSTPSCLSTFFSGMSSLSGGGSRLTGGLGSDLHHRNFSAGQLSSGTFTPSSSSSQEVPSPDQLQRVAGPSPAYYSSFHPNSSSQGAQYNHYYNFTVNSLIYTRDGTEV, encoded by the exons ATGAGCGCCGGTGAGTTGCAGCAGGCGCAGCCCAGAGCCTCGGCGCCGGCAGCCGCCCCTgcgcccccgcagccccgcagcgCCCAGGAAGCCCCCGACATGGCGGTGTACTGCAGCGAGAACTTCAGCGTCtacccccagcccagcctccacccgcccggcgccgcggccgccgccgccgctgccgccgccgccgccgccgccgccgccgcttcctcggggcagcgggcgggcgggTACGCGCTGGGGGACTACGGGGCGCCCGCCAACGCCGGCTACCTGTGGGGCATGAACAGCCCGGCGCCCTACCTGCAGGGCCCGcccggctccgccgccgccgccgccgccgcgcccttCTTGCCGCCGGCCTCGTACGGCTGCTCGCGGGGCGGGCAGCTGGTGGGCTCGCCCTCGGCGCCCGGCTCGCCGTcggcgggcggcgcggagctgagctggctgagcctggccagccaggaggagctgctgaagctggtgcGGCCGCCCTACTCCTACTCGGCGCTGATCGCCATGGCCATCCAGAGCGCCCCCGAGAGGAAGCTCACCCTCAGCCACATCTACCAGTACGTGGCCGAGAACTTCCCCTTCTACAAGCGCAGCAAGGCGGGATGGCAGAACAGCATCCGCCACAACCTCAGCCTCAACGACTGCTTCCGCAAGGTGCCCCGCGACGAGGACGACCCCG GGAAGGGAAACTACTGGACCTTAGATCCCAACTGTGAGAAGATGTTTGACAATGGGAACTTCCGTCGCAAACGCAAACGGCGCTCTGAGCCCAACACCCCCGCGACTGCGTCTGCAGCCTCCTCTCTGGGGGGCCTGAAGGCTGAGGAAGAGCGACccatcccagctgcaggcaAACCCTGTGGAAACAGCCCACCCCCAGAGCTGGACCCCTCGCCTTCTGCCAGGGACCATCCCAAAagctcctctccctccagtATCATTTCATCCACCCCTAGCTGCCTCAGCACCTTCTTCAGTGGCATGAGCTCCCTAAGCGGTGGAGGCAGCCGGCTGACAGGGGGTCTCGGCAGTGACCTGCATCACAGGAACTTCTCTGCTGGACAGCTGAGCAGTGGCACTTTCAccccttccagcagctcttctcaGGAGGTGCCTTCACCAGACCAGCTGCAGCGGGTTGCAGGACCTTCCCCTGCCTACTACAGCTCCTTCCatcccaacagcagcagccagggagcccAGTACAATCACTACTACAACTTCACGGTTAATAGCCTCATCTACACCCGGGATGGAACGGAGGTGTAG